A segment of the Methanomassiliicoccaceae archaeon DOK genome:
CGGACACAGGATAGAACTGATCCACGAAGAGTAAGCCGATGTCCAACATCTGGATTATGAGGATCGGCCATCGCCCCCAGAGGGACAAGAGGGTGACCACGCATGTGGCGCTCTCCTCCAGGGCCCTCGGGGCGAAGGGCATCTACGTGGATACCGAGGACCCCGTGCTGGAGGAGAACGTCCGCAGCGTCGTCCAGAGGTTCGGGGGAGACTACTCCATCAAGACCGGAGTGAGCTGGAAGGAGGCCACGAAGGACTTCCAGGGCAAGGTCGTCCATCTCACGATGTACGGTCAGAGGGTCGACGAGGCCCTGCCCAAGATCCCCCGCGACGAGGACATCATGATCATCGTCGGGGCGGAGAAGGTCCCGGCGGAAGTCTACCAGCGCGCGGACTTTAACGTGTCCGTGGGGAACCAGCCACATTCGGAGATTGCGGCACTGGCGATCTTCCTGGACAGGTTCACAGAGGGCAAGGCCCTGTACGCGGACCGCGGGGGAGAGCTCGAGGTGGTGCCGAACGAGAGGGGGAAGACTGTTGTCGAGCACCATACCGAATGAGACGGAATGCGTCGAGCTCCTCATCGAGGCGGGATGCAAACGCAGGGTCATAATACACTGCTGCACCGTGGAGGCCGTGGCGAAGGAGATGTCGTCCCGCATCGCGGGGGTCGACAGGGACCTCGTCCTCGCAGGATCGCTCCTCCACGACATCGGCCGCTCGGTCGACCATTCGATCATGCACGCCTACATAGGGTCGCAGATCGTGAAGGGTCACGGGCTGTCGCCGGCACTCGTCGACATCGTTCGCAAGCACACCGGCGCGGGTCTCGACGACGAGGATGTGGCCGAGATGGGCCTGCCCCAGGCGGACTACATGCCGAGGACGCTGGAGGAGAAGATCGTCGCCCACGCGGACAACCTGGTCAGCGACAACAAGGTGGTAACCCATCTGCACTCGGTTGAGAAGCTGAGGAACAAGGGTGCCGACCGCGGCGCAGACAGGATCGAGGCGCTGCACAGGGAGCTCTCCGAGCTCTACGGGGAGGACCTCGATGTGCTGCCGGACCGCATCGGCCAGTATCCGGACCTTCCGCTCGCCAGGAGCTTCGACCTGGTCTGAGGTCGGAGGCTGAAACTTCTTTTTTAAATCATATTCACATACGGAGTCAGTGATTCAAATGGTTACAGAGCTCAACGAATCCAACTTCGATTCCTTCGTGGAGTCGAACCACATCGCCATCATCGACTGCTGGGCGCCCTGGTGCGGACCCTGCAGGCGCATGGGACCCATTATCGAGGAGGTCGCCAACGACCTCGCCGGAAAGGCAGGGGTCGCTAAGCTCAACACCGACGAGAACCAGGCCATCGCGGTCAGGTTCAACATCAACGCCATCCCCACGCTCCTCGTCTTCAAGGACAGGGTCCTCGTCGACGCGCTCGTGGGACTCAGGCCCAAGGAAGACATCCTGTCGTACGTGAGCGGTCTCTGATGGAGACAGACGTACTGGTCATCGGATCCGGGCCCGCGGGCATCCAGGCCGCGATCCACGCATCGAGGCGCAAGGTCTCCGTCGTAGTCGCCGGGAGGCCGTCCGCCAGCGCCGCCGCCGGCACGGAGGTGGACAACTACTTCGGTACAGGGCTCGTGTCGGGCGACAGGCTCATCGAGGAGGGCGTCCGCCAGGCCGAGTCCACAGGGGCCGTCTTCTCAGGACAGAACGTCATCTCGTCCTCCCGGGACGGGGAGGCGTTCCGCTTCGTCCTCGAGGACGGCACGGAGGTGGTCTCGAAAGCAGTGGTCATCGCCACCGGGATATCCAGGAAGAAGCTGGGGATCCCCGGGGAGAAGGAGCTCTTCGGCAAAGGCGTGAGCTACTGCGCGGTCTGCGACTGCAACTTCTACAAGGGCCGCAGGGCCGTCATCGTCGGGAACGAGTCCGAGGCGGCGACCTCGGCGGAGATGATGACGGGATACGCCTCGGAGACGTCCTGGGTCGCCTGGGATGTGCAGGCCAGTCCTGTTCTGGTGGAGAAGGCGGAGGCGGCGGGGGTCAGGTTCTACGGCTCGAAGCCGCGCGCCATCGTCGGTGAGACCAAGGTGGAGGCGCTGGAGCTCGAGGACGGCACGACGATCCCCACGGACGGGGTGTTCATAGAACTCGGCGCCAGATCAGCGGCGGACATAGCCATGGACCTGGACGTGATGCCCGAGATGGACGACACCATCAAGGTGGGCACCGACTGTGCCACCGAGGTCCCGGGGGTCTACGCATGCGGCGATGTCACGGGCAAGCCGTGGCAGGTCGCCAAGGCCGTCGGCCAGGGCTGTGTGGCGGGAACCAACGCCGCGGCATTCGTGAAGGGAGAGAGATGACTGTTTCCGATCTAATCAACGGAATGCTCAGGGAGGACGGGGGGTTCCAGAAGGCCTTCCGCAGCATCCTCGACGACGAGCTGAACATGTCTCTGAACGAGTTCTGCCAGCTATCCGGCATCTCGCAGAGCACGATGTACAAGATACTGGAGGACAAACGCGAGCCAAACCTTCGCACCGTGCGCCAGGTGATCAAGAGCCTGAAGGTCCTGATGGAGCCGGAGGACTCCCACTTCATCGGGGTGATCGCATTCACCACGGTCCTGGAGAACCTCCCGAAGTCCATAGACATGGACGGGTTGACCGTGAACGTCAGGGAGTATCCGGTCTCCACGGTGGAGGACGCCATCATCGCGGCCGTCCGCGCCGAGCGCGACGGCGCCCTTGGGGTCGTGTGCGCGCCCATCGTCGCACCCACCATCGAGAAGATCCTGTCCATTCCGGTGTCCCGTGTCATACCCACGACAAGCGTCCTGCTGGCCATCGACAGGCTCAAGGACCTGGTCTGAAAACCCCTTCCCAATAACATTTCAGTTTAGCTACTCTAATAATAAGTTAATATACCAGCTTAACCGTGGTCATCTCTCGGTACCATGTTCGAGCTGCAGGTCGTTAGCAACACGCCCATGACGGGTGTGGACGATGTCAACGTCGTCGCCGAGACCCTTCTAGTGCAGATTGGATACCTTCCCAAGGGGTACGATCCCAAGACGGGTGCGATAACCGTGAGGGACAGCGTGCCGTACCGCCTGTTCATGGACCATCTGATGGCCCACCCCTCCAAGGCCTGGACCGTCGAGGAGCTGGCATCGCTCCTGGGGACCACCAAGCCCACCATATACAGGCACATAAACAAGCTCAAGTCGATGGATCTGCTGGAGGCCATGGACGTCGAGTACGACGGGCAGATCCGCAAGGGGTACCGCATAAGGTTCGGGGATCTGGTCAAGGCCTGGAGCTTCACCGAGGCCAACGTCAACATGGCCATGGAGAACTACCGCAAGACCATTGTCCATTTCCAGGAGCTTTCTCAGAAGAGGTGATTCGATGGAGAACGAGTACGTGGTCGCGCCCGGCGCGAGGTTCGCTGTTTCTTGGAGGTACTCCCGCGACGAGTGCAGGGAGTTCGAGGGCGTCTACAAGGGTCTGTCGGCCATCGGGACCGACACCGCCATGGTCTTCGACGTGGACGGTACCGTCAGGTTCCTCTCCGCATCATCGATCGTGTGCATGGACCAGCTCGAGGCTGCTCCTGAGAAGAACGACAAGAAGTCCGACGCCGGCAGCGTTTTCTATGGCTGAACCGGACATCGTCGCGTTCTCGCGCGAGATCATCGACGCCGTCAAGACCGGCAGGGTCTCGGACCGCGACCAGCTCCAGAATCTCAAGCTGAAGCTCTGCAAGGCCTACGGCTTCGGGGACGTGCCTCCGAACTCGGACATCCTGGCCAACGTCGAGCCCGGGGAGAGGAAGCTGCTCACCCCGTTCCTGGTCAAAAAACCGACCCGTACCATCAGCGGTGTGGCCGTGGTCGCGGTGATGACGTCGCCGCATGACTGCCCCCACGGACGCTGCTCGTTCTGTCCCGGCGGCGTGCAGAACGACTCGCCGCAGTCCTACACGGGCAAGGAGCCGGCGGCCAGGAGGGCGGGGCGGAACAGGTTCGATCCGTGGATGCAGGTCACCGACAGGGTGACCCAGCTCACAGAGATAGGGCACAAGACGGACAAGATAGACCTGATAATCATGGGCGGCACCTTCACCAGCCGCGAGCCCGAGTACCAGGAGTGGTTCGTCCGCAGGTGCTTCGACGCTCTCAACGGCGTCGACTCAGATACGCTGGAGGAGGCGCAGAGGCTCAACGAGTCGTCCGAGCACAGGTGCGTGGGGCTCACCGTGGAGACGCGTCCTGACGTCTTCACCCCGGAGCAGATCGAGAGGGTGATGGGGTTCGGAGCGACAAGGGTGGAGCTCGGAGTGCAGATCCTCGACGACGACGTGCTCGCAGGGGTGGACAGGGGACACGGTACCGCGGAGGTCCGCAGATGCACCCGCGACTGCAAGGAGCACGGCCTCAAGGTATGCTATCACATCATGCCGGGGCTGCCGGGGTCATCGCCGGAGAACGATCTCCGCTGCTTCAGACGGGTGTTCGAAGACCCGGACTACCGGCCGGACATGCTGAAGTTCTACCCGGTGCTCGTGGTGGAGGGCACGAAGCTCTACGACATGTGGCGGAGGGGCGAGTACTCCCCGTACCTGGAGGACACCGCCACCGAGCTACTGGCACAGATGAAGCAGCTCGTCCCGGAATACGTCCGCATACAGCGCATACAGAGGGACATCCCTGTCACGGAGATCTCCGCGGGCATACACAAGAGCAACATCCGTCAGCTGGTGGCGGACTACATGCGCGACAACGGGATGGAGTGCAGATGCATCCGCTGCAGGGAGGTCGGCCACAAGGGCACAGTCCTGAGGGACCCGTCCAAGGTCGTCCTCAAGGACACGGTGTACGACTCATGCGGCGGAACTGAGCACTTCATAGCCCTGGAGTACGAGGATGCCGTGGTTGGCTACATAAGGGTGAGGCTGGACTCCAACCCCGAGGCGACCATCAGGGAGCTCAAGGTCTTCGGCAAGGTCGCATCCATCGGCGACGAGGGCGAGGACTGGCAGCACAGGGGCTTCGGAAGGGAGCTCGTGGCCGAGGCCGAGAGGGTGGCCCGCGAGGCCGGCAGGACGAGGATAAGGGTCACCAGCGGAGTCGGCGTCAGGGGCTACTACAGGTCCCTGGGCTTCGACTACGACCTTCCGTACATGGCGAAGGACCTCCGATCCCGGTAAGCTGTTTAGCAAATCCGTATATACGGATATTCTGTTTAAGCAATCACTTAAACAGTGACACCATGGACGACATCACAGGCATCCTGAGGGCTCTATCCGATGAGACCAGGTTCTCGATCGTCACGATCCTGCTGAACCACGACATCTGCGCAGGAGCTGTCGCCAGGAGGCTCGGGGTGTCCGACGCCGCCGTGTCCCAGCATATGAAGGTGCTCCGCGACGCGGGGCTGGTCGAGTCCGAGAGGCGCGGATACTTCACGCACTACCGCGTGAACGTCGGTCTTCTCGAGGAGACCGCCGCCAGTCTGTCGGAGATGGCCGGATGGGTCCGCAGCCCATGCGACCCGGATCTGGAGGGATGCACCGAGGTCAGACGCGGCAGATGCCCAGCGGATAAGTGCAGCGGCGGATGTCCGAGGTCGGACGGCGACAGGTGCCCGGGATGCACAATGGGGTCATGCAATTCTGGAGATGCGACAATGAAGGTAGCAGTGACATATGAGAACGGGGAGATCTTCCAGCATTTCGGCAGGACCGAGCAGTTCAAGGTCTACGAGATCCAGGACGGGAGGGTGGTCTCCTCGGAGGTCGTCGGGAACGAGGGCAGGGGCCACGGCGAGCTGGTCGGGGTGCTCAGGCAGCTGGGGGTCTCCGTGCTCATCTGCGGCGGTCTCGGGATGGGTGCCAGGCAGGGCCTGGAGGCATCCGGTATCAGGGTCTGCTCCGGCAACGTCGGAAGTGCCGACGACGCCGTATCGAGGTTCGCCGACGGCACTCTGGAGATTCACTCCGAGGCCACCTGCCACCATCATGACGGCGAGGAGCACCAGTGCACCTGCGGCAGGCACTGATCATCCGTAGAACGGGATGGTGTCCCAGCTGGTGCGGCGCTTCTTGATGTCGCGACCCATCTTCCGGTAGTTCTCGAAGAGGGCCTCGTCCACGGACGGGCCGACCCTCTCCAGCGCTCTGACGAAATGGGCGGTCGTGACGCGTTCTGCGTCACGGTCCTCGCGGTAGGCGCACAGACCCGCCTCCCTGCAGAGGGCGGCGAGGTCTGCGCCGACATAGCCGTCCGTGACAGAAGCGAGCCATCCCAGGTCCACGCCGTCTAGGGGCATGCCCCTGGTGTGGACCTCAAGGATGCGCAGGCGGGAGGCCTCGTCGGGCTTGCCCACCAGGACCATCCTGTCGAACCTGCCTGGCCTCAGGAGGGCCGGGTCGATCATGTCGGGCCTGTTGGTGGCCGCCATCACTGTCACGTTCTTCATGCTCTCGACACCGTCCATTGATGTCAGGAGCTGCGCCACAACCCTCTCCCAGGCGGATCCGTCGCCCCCGCCGCGGATCGGGGCGATCGAATCGATCTCGTCGAAGAATATGATGCAGGGGGCCATCTGCTTGGCCCTTTTGAATATCTGACGAATGGCCCTCTCGCTCTCGCCCATCCACTTGTTCGCGACCTCCGGGCCGTTCACCGAGATGAAGTTGGTCCCGGACTCGTTGGCTATCGCCTTGGCGATGAGGGTCTTCCCGGTCCCGGGCGGGCCGTAGAGCAGGATGCCCCTCCCGGGCTCGATCCCCAGTCTCTCGTACGCCTTGTTCCCCTCCTCGGGGACGAAGACCTCCTCGATCTCCCTGCGGACGTCGTCCAGTCCGCCCACGTCGTTCCAGGTGACCTTGGGGATCTCCACGAGGACCTCCCTCATGCCGCTGGGTTCGACGTCGTTCAGGGCCTCGCGGAAGTCGTTCATGGACACCCTCATGCCCTCTAGTATCTGGGACGGGACGGGTTTGTCCAGGTCTATGGAGCTCATGCGGGAGCTGAGGCAGCGCATGGCGGCCTCCCTGCAGAGGGCGGCGAGGTCCGCACCCACGAACCCCTGGGTCAGTCCCGCAAGGACATCGACGTCCACATCGTCGGTCAGCGGCATGTCCCTGGTGTGCACGTTCAGGATGTCCGCCCTGCCTTTGCGTCCCGGGACACCTATCTCTATCTCCCTGTCGAACCTCCCAGGCCTCCTCAGAGCGGGGTCTATGGAGTCCTCTCTGTTTGTCGCGCCGATCACGATGACGTTCCCGCGGTCGCCGAGGCCGTCCATGAGCGTCAGGAGCTGGGCCACGACCCTCCTCTCGACCTCGCCGGACACCGAGTCCCTGTTCGGAGCGATGGAGTCTATCTCGTCCAGGAACACTATGCTCGGCGAGTTCTCGGAGGCCTCCTTGAAGATGTCCCTGAGCCTCTCCTCGCTCTGGCCGTAGTACTGGCCCATGATCTCGGGACCCCTCACAGAGTAAAGCGAAGCCCCGGATTCGTTGGCCACGGCCTCTGCGATGAGGGTCTTCCCGGTCCCGGGCGGGCCGTAGAGGAGCACGCCCCTGGGTGCGCCTATGCCGAGCCTGTCGAACAGCTCGGGGTGCTTGAGGGGCAGCTCGATCATCTCCCTGATGCGCTTCAGCTCCTCGTCCAGGCCGCCGACGTCGTCGTAGGTGATCTGCTGGCCGGTGTTCCCCTTCTTGGTCTTCTCCTTTCTCGGGGAGTCCCTGAGGACGATCTGCGTGCCCCCGGTGACGAGGACTGGCCCCTGGGGGACCGTGGAGACGACGGTGAAGGTCGACCTGTTTCCCATGAGGGCTATGTTCGGGACGATGATGTCCGTGCCGGCGACCAGGGGCCTCGCCATGAGTCCCCTGAGGAAGATGTCCTCGATGCCCTTCTCGAACTTGATGGTCTTCCCCTCGGGGATGTTGGGTGCCAGGACGACCTGCTCCGCCATCAGGGGGTCGCACCTCCGGACCGTGACGTTCTCGTCGACGCTGACGCCGGCGCTGGTCCTGGTCAGACCGTCTATGAAGATCATCCCCTTGCCCTCGTCCTCCGGATCGCACTTGAACACCTTGGCGACCACCTTCCTCTTTCCCACTATCTCTATGGTGTCGCCTATGTCGAGTCCCAGCGCCCTGCGGGACTCCGTGTCTATCCTTGCGCGGCCGTACCCGGCCTCGGACTGCCTCTGGGCCATGCCGACCTTGAGGACGATGGATTCTGTCATCGTCCGCCGTATTGGTCTGGCACATCATAAAGCACACGCGCGTGCCCGCGCGTAGGGTTAATAAGAGAGGGGAACCATGGCTTCAGCATGACGATCGTCGAGATCAGAATCGAGCTCAAGAAGGGGGTCGCGGACCCCGAGGGCAAGAACACAATGAAGACCCTCCAGTCCCTTGGCTTCCAGGGGATCTCCGGGGTCAAGACCGTGAAGCTCTTCGAGGTGGAGCTTGACGCCCCCGCCGACAAGGCCCAGGCCGAGGCGGAGGAGATGTGCAGGAAGCTCCTGGCCAACCCCGTGATCCAGAACTACCGCGTCACCGTGAGATGATACGATGGCCGGACCGATGATCAAACGCGACGTTCCGTTCGAGCTGTACGACGTGGACATCCTGTCGGCCTCGGACGACGTCCTGGTATCCGTCTCGAAGGACATGAGCCTCGGGCTGTCCCTCGACGAGATGAAGAGGATCAGAGAATACTTCAAGGCCGAGGGCAGGAACCCCACCGACGTGGAGCTCCAGGCGCTCGGCCAGGCATGGAGCGAGCACTGCTGCTACAAGAGCTCCAAGCCCATCCTCAAGGAGTTCGTCTTCGGGCTGGACAGGGAGGACATCCTGTCCAGGGGGGACGCGGGCGTCATGGTCTTCGATGACGATTACGGCTACGCCCTGAGGATCGAGAGCCACAACCATCCCTCCGCGATCGAGCCCTACGGCGGCGCGGCCACAGGGATTGGGGGCATCCTGAGGGACGTCGTCTGCATGGGCGCGCAGCCCATCGGGCTGGCGGACCCTCTCTGCTTCGGGCCCATCGACAGGAAGGGCGATCTCCCGCCGGGGGTCAAGCATCCCAGGTACCTCGTCAGCGGCGTCGTATCGGGGATCAGGGACTACGGGAACCGCGTGGGAATACCCACGATCACGGGAGGGTTCTTCTTCGACGAGAAGTACACAGGCAACTGCCTGGTCAACGTCGCCTGCCTGGGAATCGTCAAGCGCGACGACCTGGCGAAGAACTACGCCGGGGGCCCCGGCGAGGTCATGATCCTGATCGGCGGACGCACCGGGCGCGATGGGATCCACGGCGTGAACTTCGCATCCGCGGACCTCACCGCCACATCCGACGAGGACTCCAGAGGAGCCGTCCAGCTGGGCGACCCCATCACGAAGGAGCCGGTCATGCACGCGTGCTTCGAGGTCAACGCCAGGCACCTCATCACGGGGATGAAGGACCTGGGAGGCGGAGGACTGAGCTGTGTCGTGGGCGAGATGGCCCTCGACGCGGGCTGCGGTGCCGATGTGGACCTGGAGAACGTGCCCCTGAAGGAGCCCGGACTGGCCCCGTGGGAGATCTGGGTGTCCGAGTCCCAGGAGCGCATGATGTGCACATGCAAGCCCGAGAACGTGGAGGAGGTCCTGCAGATCTTCGAGATGTGGGACGTCCTGGCCACGCCCATCGCGAGGACCACCGACCAGAAGCGCACCCGTCTGTTCTGGAACGGCGAGATGATATTCGACATGGACCTGGAGTTCCTCACAGGCGGCCCCGTCTACAACAGGCCCTATGTGCTCCCGGACGTGTACACCAAGGAGAGGGAGAGGTTCCCGGAGCTGCCAGACGACAGAGAGGTCATACTGGACCTCCTTTCCGACCCCAACGTGGCCTCCAAGGAGTGGGCCATCAGGCAGTACGACCACGAGGTCCGCGCATCCACCGTCGTGCACCCGCTCGTCGGACCCCTCAACGAGGCCGGACCCGGCGACGCGTCCGTCCTCATGCCTGTCCCCGGAAGGTGGAAGGGCCTTGCGGCGGCCATCGGATGCAACCCGTGGTTCACCGAGGCCGATCCGTACAAGGGCGGGATGGCATGCATCGACGAGACCTGCAGGAACCTGGTCGCCGTCGGCGCCAGGCCGAACGCTTTCACGGACTGCCTCAACTTCGGCAACCCCGAGAAGCCCGAGAGGCTGGGCGAGTTCAGGGAGGCGGTCAGGGGCATTGGCGAGATCGCCAGGGCCCTGAACATCCCGATACCCTCCGGAAACGTCAGTCTCTACAACGAGGCCCCCGGAGGACATCACATCCTGCCGACGCCCATGATACTCGGCTGCGGACTCATCGACGACGTCAGGAAGGCCGTGACCGCCGACTTCAAGAAGATCGGCAGCTGCATCTTCGTCGTCGGGAAGACCCGTGACGAGATGGGCATGTCCCTCCTGTTCAGGAGGTTCGGCGGAGAGCAGGGCGCTGTGCCCGGAGTCGACGTCGACGCCCTCAAGAGGTACATGGACGAGCTGCTGCAGGCCATGGACGAGGGCATCGTCCTGAGCTGCCACGACTGCTCGGACGGCGGCATCGCCGTCGCGGTGGCGGAGATGTGCATCTCCGGTCACGTCGGGGCCGAGATCACTCTGGACGGGATCGACGGAATGGATCTCAGGAGGAAGCTGTACTCCGAGAGCAACAGCCGCTGGATCGTCGAAGTCGACGGCATGGACGTCACCAGGTTCACGGAGATCATGGGCGACGACGCCGTCCTGCTCGGAATCACCAAGGGCGACGGTCTGAAGATCAAGGACAACGGCACGTTCGTGCCGCTTGACGAGATGAGGCGTGCATGGAACGACCCCATCTGGAACATCATGGGAGGTGCTGCGGAATGAAGCCGGAAGACGTGAAGGTGTGCGTTGTCAGGATCGAGGGTACGAACTGCGAGGACGAGATGGCCTACGCGTTCAGATCCGTCGGCGCCCAGGCCGAGGAGGTCCACCTCAAGCAGCTGATCAAGCAGGCGCCGGCCGGCATGTGCCGCGACCTGGAGGACTACGATGTCCTGGCCTTCCCCGGAGGGTTCTCCGCGGGCGACTACGTCCGCGCGGGAGCGATCTTCGCCGCGAGGATAAAGGCGGCGATCGGCGGGGAGGTCAAGAGGTTCGTCGAGGCGGAGAAGCCCGTCCTGGGGGTCTGCAACGGCTTCCAGATCCTGGTCGAGATGGGACTGCTCCCGGCCTTCGAGGAGACGATGACCGAGCAGCCTGCCGCGGCCCTGTACACCAACGATTCCGGAAGGTTCGAGTGCCGTCCGACGGTACTGAGGAACGACAACCGCGGGAAGTGCATGTTCACCAGAGAGATCCCCGAGAAGAGGATGCTGATGATCCCGTCCGCTCATGCGGAGGGGAAGCTGATGAGCATGGACCCCGACTTCGTGCAGAAGCTCGAGGACAACGACCAGGTCGTGTTCAGGTACGTCTGTCCCGACGGATCCAAGGCCGTCTATCCCTGGAACCCCAACGGGTCCCCCTCGGACATCGCGGGGATCTGCAACCCTGCAGGTAACGTCCTGGGCATGATGCCGCACCCGGAGCGTGTGATCACGAGGTTCACGCATCCTGACTGGACCCGCGGATACACCGACGAGGAGGGTGACGGCAAGGTCATCTTCCGCTCGGTGATCTCGGCTCTCACAAACTGATTTTCAAAGCCCCCGGGCGACCGGGGGCGAACATATGGACGGTCGGACGAGCAGTCCTGCCGGTGATAGTTTCTGAAGAATCCTGCATTCGCCACAGGGGAGGCGGTCAGATGTTGACCTTCACATCGATGTGGTCGCCATCCTCCAGGCTCAGTGTCCTCCTGAGGTGGTACTGGCAGATGATCTCGATGGTGTCGACGTAATGCGACCTCTCCGGGACGACGATGGCGCAGTCGATGTTGCGGATCTTGGCCTTGTAGGCGATGACCTCCCCGAAGCTCCTCCCGTCACTGGAGAAGCCGTTGATCGTGATCCCGGCGATGCTCCTGACGACGTCCAGCTTGCCGACGTCCTCTGGGTCGACCTGGATGTTGAGCGTTCCCTGGAAGGGGGTGAATCCGAGCTTCGACTGGAACTGGGTCTTGTACCCGTCCTGGCAGATGTAGTATCCTCCCTCGCCCATACCGGACACGACATTGCCGTGTATGGTGATGTGGTCGGTGAGCTCGAAGATCCTGCGGTACTCGTTGTACTCCTTCTTCAGGTCGTCGATCCCCTTCTGGGTGAGCTTGATGCGCTGTCTGCGGGCCCCCAGGTCACGGACGATGTACTTCTCGTCCAGAAGCTCCAGGATCCTCTTGGATGCGGACTGCTGGCTCATCTCCAGTGCCTCCCCTAGCTCTCTGGAAGAAATCGCTATGTAATCGTCCATGGCTCCTAGCAGGGCGAGCTTCCTGAGTGCGAAGGAGTACTTCTCATCCATGGGTGGGGGAATCTGTTCCGCCGATTTAAACGTACTGAGAACTCGGTAGATGGGGTTTCCAGCAGGCGCTTTTCAGAATAATCGGATAAGAAAGGAAAGGCCCCGAGGGGCCTGTTTTCCGGGTCAGATCCTCTGGGCGTCGACCCACGTGGTGACGGTGGGGCAGGCGGCGAAGAGGATGTTGACGGCGCCGATGACGGCGAGCACGAGGTTCAGCCAGATGTAGGATCCCTCGTAGAGGATGGACAGGATGACCACGGCCTCGCAGACGGCTGCGAGAACGAGGATTGTGCTGCCCTGGACGGGGGTGAACTTGGTGAATCCTCCAGCGACGGCGAAGAACATGCATGCGACGAGCAGGTTCAGTCCGACGAGCGGCATGGAGTCGAGGGTTCCGTCCCAGGCGGCGGCGACAGCGCACAGAGCGATGATGCCTCCGATGAGACCGAGTGCGGCTCCGAAGACCATTTTCTTTGGAACGGGTGTCATTTTGGTACCTTCCTTTGATTGATTTACGCCTTCTTCGGAACGATCATCTTGGCGCTGATGGCAGCGAGCCAGACGATGCCGCAGGCGACGGTGATGACCTCGAGTGCCGCGATGCTCATTCCGACAGCGCATCCGAGGATGATCAGGATGAGGACGACTGTGATCGCGGAGTTGATCCTGGCTCCGTCCCTCCAGTCTCCGATGGCCGAGAGGACCATGGCGATGAACAGGAACAGGAAGAGGAGGATGGCGATGGTGTCGTGCGTGTTGCCGTTTCCGAAGTCGCTGTGGATGTATCCGGCGAGGATCAGGAAGATGGCGGAGATGGCGAGGATGCATCCGCTGGCGCGGTTGCACTCGGTCTCGCAAACGGCTTTGCCGAGTCCGCACACGAACACGAGGATTCCGACGATCATGCATCCGTAGTTGAAGAGATCAGCCGACATCTGGACGTCGGAGATGCCCAGGTCGGACAGCATGTTCTCCCCGTAGACCCAAGCCGAGTCGCCGTTGATCGCGACGATGAGAACGACCGCGAAGGCGAATGCGGCGAGCAGC
Coding sequences within it:
- a CDS encoding DUF120 domain-containing protein, whose amino-acid sequence is MDEKYSFALRKLALLGAMDDYIAISSRELGEALEMSQQSASKRILELLDEKYIVRDLGARRQRIKLTQKGIDDLKKEYNEYRRIFELTDHITIHGNVVSGMGEGGYYICQDGYKTQFQSKLGFTPFQGTLNIQVDPEDVGKLDVVRSIAGITINGFSSDGRSFGEVIAYKAKIRNIDCAIVVPERSHYVDTIEIICQYHLRRTLSLEDGDHIDVKVNI
- the purS gene encoding phosphoribosylformylglycinamidine synthase subunit PurS — protein: MTIVEIRIELKKGVADPEGKNTMKTLQSLGFQGISGVKTVKLFEVELDAPADKAQAEAEEMCRKLLANPVIQNYRVTVR
- the purL gene encoding phosphoribosylformylglycinamidine synthase subunit PurL — encoded protein: MAGPMIKRDVPFELYDVDILSASDDVLVSVSKDMSLGLSLDEMKRIREYFKAEGRNPTDVELQALGQAWSEHCCYKSSKPILKEFVFGLDREDILSRGDAGVMVFDDDYGYALRIESHNHPSAIEPYGGAATGIGGILRDVVCMGAQPIGLADPLCFGPIDRKGDLPPGVKHPRYLVSGVVSGIRDYGNRVGIPTITGGFFFDEKYTGNCLVNVACLGIVKRDDLAKNYAGGPGEVMILIGGRTGRDGIHGVNFASADLTATSDEDSRGAVQLGDPITKEPVMHACFEVNARHLITGMKDLGGGGLSCVVGEMALDAGCGADVDLENVPLKEPGLAPWEIWVSESQERMMCTCKPENVEEVLQIFEMWDVLATPIARTTDQKRTRLFWNGEMIFDMDLEFLTGGPVYNRPYVLPDVYTKERERFPELPDDREVILDLLSDPNVASKEWAIRQYDHEVRASTVVHPLVGPLNEAGPGDASVLMPVPGRWKGLAAAIGCNPWFTEADPYKGGMACIDETCRNLVAVGARPNAFTDCLNFGNPEKPERLGEFREAVRGIGEIARALNIPIPSGNVSLYNEAPGGHHILPTPMILGCGLIDDVRKAVTADFKKIGSCIFVVGKTRDEMGMSLLFRRFGGEQGAVPGVDVDALKRYMDELLQAMDEGIVLSCHDCSDGGIAVAVAEMCISGHVGAEITLDGIDGMDLRRKLYSESNSRWIVEVDGMDVTRFTEIMGDDAVLLGITKGDGLKIKDNGTFVPLDEMRRAWNDPIWNIMGGAAE
- the purQ gene encoding phosphoribosylformylglycinamidine synthase subunit PurQ, with translation MKVCVVRIEGTNCEDEMAYAFRSVGAQAEEVHLKQLIKQAPAGMCRDLEDYDVLAFPGGFSAGDYVRAGAIFAARIKAAIGGEVKRFVEAEKPVLGVCNGFQILVEMGLLPAFEETMTEQPAAALYTNDSGRFECRPTVLRNDNRGKCMFTREIPEKRMLMIPSAHAEGKLMSMDPDFVQKLEDNDQVVFRYVCPDGSKAVYPWNPNGSPSDIAGICNPAGNVLGMMPHPERVITRFTHPDWTRGYTDEEGDGKVIFRSVISALTN
- a CDS encoding CDC48 family AAA ATPase; this translates as MTESIVLKVGMAQRQSEAGYGRARIDTESRRALGLDIGDTIEIVGKRKVVAKVFKCDPEDEGKGMIFIDGLTRTSAGVSVDENVTVRRCDPLMAEQVVLAPNIPEGKTIKFEKGIEDIFLRGLMARPLVAGTDIIVPNIALMGNRSTFTVVSTVPQGPVLVTGGTQIVLRDSPRKEKTKKGNTGQQITYDDVGGLDEELKRIREMIELPLKHPELFDRLGIGAPRGVLLYGPPGTGKTLIAEAVANESGASLYSVRGPEIMGQYYGQSEERLRDIFKEASENSPSIVFLDEIDSIAPNRDSVSGEVERRVVAQLLTLMDGLGDRGNVIVIGATNREDSIDPALRRPGRFDREIEIGVPGRKGRADILNVHTRDMPLTDDVDVDVLAGLTQGFVGADLAALCREAAMRCLSSRMSSIDLDKPVPSQILEGMRVSMNDFREALNDVEPSGMREVLVEIPKVTWNDVGGLDDVRREIEEVFVPEEGNKAYERLGIEPGRGILLYGPPGTGKTLIAKAIANESGTNFISVNGPEVANKWMGESERAIRQIFKRAKQMAPCIIFFDEIDSIAPIRGGGDGSAWERVVAQLLTSMDGVESMKNVTVMAATNRPDMIDPALLRPGRFDRMVLVGKPDEASRLRILEVHTRGMPLDGVDLGWLASVTDGYVGADLAALCREAGLCAYREDRDAERVTTAHFVRALERVGPSVDEALFENYRKMGRDIKKRRTSWDTIPFYG